From a single Bacteroidales bacterium genomic region:
- a CDS encoding T9SS type A sorting domain-containing protein: MKHFILIITFVNYTLLTAQESTVAAGGDISGNGSVSYSIGQTPYLTHSSSSGSVAEGVQQPYEISVIDLAKSVQNPIHVSVFPNPTSQLLQINFENTKISGYILKIFDANGKQISETNVNQQEMQIDFSHYSAATYYLKIEDGTTTRKTFKIIKNQ, translated from the coding sequence ATGAAACATTTTATCCTTATAATTACATTCGTTAATTACACATTATTAACTGCACAAGAATCCACCGTTGCAGCAGGAGGGGATATCAGTGGGAATGGTTCTGTAAGCTATTCCATAGGTCAAACCCCATACTTAACTCATTCTTCATCGTCAGGTTCAGTGGCTGAAGGAGTTCAACAACCCTATGAAATTTCGGTAATAGACTTAGCCAAATCGGTTCAAAATCCTATTCATGTTTCTGTTTTTCCCAACCCAACATCGCAATTATTGCAAATAAATTTTGAAAACACCAAAATTTCAGGATATATTTTAAAAATATTTGACGCTAACGGAAAACAAATCAGCGAAACAAATGTTAACCAACAAGAAATGCAAATTGATTTTTCACACTATTCTGCTGCGACTTATTATCTGAAAATAGAAGACGGAACGACAACCAGAAAAACATTTAAAATAATTAAAAATCAATAA
- the ychF gene encoding redox-regulated ATPase YchF, with protein MALQCGIIGIQGSGKTTLFNSLSGAKAETSQYSDKANLGIIQVPDARLYELEKFQKTEKIVHATVNLVDIPGLARGNSGSESARKFLNEIRNSDAFIHVVRCFDNPMVPHPDGSIDPIRDVENIEIELQTRDAESIEKKIQRLEKLLKGGNKDAKQQIEALQEIKSSLENFIPVRNIELTEIAKEAIADLFLLSAKPVLYVANVDSHSVINGNAYSKALQDYLSDKKEYCLVVGAQLEAEIAELDNEEDRAMFLADAGLKEPGSYRLVQMAFAMLKLKTFFTVGPKEIKAWTIKDGMTAPQAAGVIHSDLERGFIRAEVMKYNDFITLGSEAACKEKGKFFIEGKNYIVEDGDILHIRFNV; from the coding sequence ATGGCACTTCAATGTGGAATTATTGGTATTCAAGGAAGCGGTAAAACTACCCTATTCAATAGCCTTTCAGGAGCTAAAGCCGAAACATCTCAATATTCTGATAAAGCCAATTTAGGTATTATTCAAGTCCCCGATGCCCGTTTATACGAATTAGAAAAATTTCAAAAAACCGAAAAAATTGTACATGCAACCGTAAATCTAGTCGATATTCCTGGACTAGCTAGAGGAAACTCCGGTAGCGAAAGTGCACGTAAATTTTTAAATGAAATCCGCAACAGTGATGCTTTTATTCATGTAGTACGTTGTTTTGATAACCCAATGGTTCCTCATCCCGACGGTAGTATTGACCCTATTCGTGACGTTGAAAATATTGAGATAGAATTACAAACACGCGATGCAGAATCGATCGAAAAAAAAATACAACGACTCGAAAAATTACTTAAAGGTGGCAATAAAGATGCTAAACAACAAATAGAAGCGCTACAAGAAATTAAATCTTCGTTAGAAAACTTTATTCCAGTTAGAAACATTGAATTAACTGAAATAGCAAAAGAAGCTATCGCCGATTTGTTTCTACTTTCTGCAAAACCGGTTTTATACGTCGCTAATGTCGATAGCCATTCGGTTATTAATGGCAATGCTTATTCGAAAGCACTTCAGGATTATTTAAGCGATAAAAAAGAGTATTGTTTAGTAGTAGGTGCTCAATTAGAAGCCGAAATAGCCGAACTCGATAACGAAGAAGATCGTGCCATGTTTCTTGCTGATGCCGGACTTAAAGAACCCGGTTCTTACCGCTTAGTACAAATGGCTTTTGCTATGCTTAAACTAAAAACATTTTTTACTGTTGGACCTAAAGAAATAAAAGCATGGACAATAAAAGACGGCATGACAGCTCCTCAAGCAGCTGGAGTTATTCATAGCGACTTAGAACGAGGATTTATTCGTGCCGAAGTCATGAAATACAACGATTTTATTACCCTCGGAAGTGAAGCTGCTTGTAAAGAAAAAGGTAAGTTTTTTATTGAAGGCAAAAATTATATAGTCGAAGATGGTGATATATTACATATCCGATTCAATGTATAA
- a CDS encoding ABC transporter permease — MFYLRKLGTQFSENLKVASQSLKVNKLRAILTILIIAIGIMALVGILTAIDAIRSSLNSNFSNLGSNTFRITSWSIKQGGSNRDRIEYKDISFREAIEFKKKYPFPSTISISMRGSQQAVIKYKSKKSNPNIALFGVDENYFAVSGYEIEQGRNFSFQEATLGSFVVIIGKEIQTTMFPNNENPIGKKILIGNGRYTIIGILKSKGSNFGGGGDKICFVPLQNARIQFTNGNNTFTINVMPQNPQYLDEAIAEAEGLFRVIRKLKAGDENNFEISKSDSLVNMLMDNIKYVTIAATLIGIITLIGASIGLMNIMLVSVTERTREIGTRKAMGATPSVIRQQFLFEAIYIGQLGGLLGIVLGVLVGNIIAIAIDGPFVIPWLWIIGGVLLCFIVSIVSGYIPANKAAKLDPIEALRYE, encoded by the coding sequence ATGTTTTATTTAAGAAAACTTGGAACACAATTTTCCGAAAATCTAAAAGTTGCTTCGCAAAGCCTAAAAGTTAACAAATTAAGGGCGATTCTTACTATTCTTATAATAGCTATAGGAATAATGGCACTGGTGGGAATATTAACTGCTATCGATGCAATACGTAGTTCGCTCAATTCTAACTTTTCAAATTTAGGTTCCAACACTTTCCGAATTACAAGTTGGTCTATAAAACAAGGTGGTAGCAATAGAGATAGAATCGAATATAAAGATATTTCGTTTCGTGAGGCTATTGAATTTAAAAAAAAATATCCATTCCCGTCTACCATATCTATATCGATGCGAGGTTCACAACAAGCCGTTATTAAATATAAATCAAAAAAAAGTAATCCCAATATTGCTTTATTTGGAGTTGACGAAAATTATTTTGCAGTATCAGGATATGAAATAGAACAAGGTCGTAACTTTTCTTTTCAGGAAGCAACATTAGGTTCGTTTGTAGTTATCATTGGAAAAGAAATTCAAACCACCATGTTTCCGAATAATGAAAATCCTATTGGAAAAAAAATACTAATTGGTAACGGACGATATACTATTATTGGAATACTTAAAAGTAAAGGATCTAATTTTGGCGGAGGAGGCGATAAAATTTGCTTTGTCCCACTTCAAAACGCTCGCATCCAATTTACCAATGGTAACAATACTTTTACCATTAATGTTATGCCACAAAATCCACAATATTTAGACGAAGCAATAGCTGAAGCAGAAGGACTATTTAGAGTTATAAGAAAACTTAAAGCCGGTGATGAAAACAATTTTGAAATCTCTAAAAGCGATAGCCTTGTTAATATGCTTATGGACAATATCAAGTATGTAACTATTGCCGCCACATTGATTGGAATTATTACACTCATAGGAGCTTCCATTGGCTTAATGAACATTATGCTGGTATCGGTTACCGAACGCACACGCGAAATAGGCACACGCAAAGCAATGGGAGCCACACCTTCTGTTATTAGACAACAGTTCTTATTCGAAGCTATTTATATTGGACAATTAGGCGGACTTTTGGGAATTGTATTAGGCGTTTTAGTGGGCAATATTATTGCCATAGCTATTGATGGCCCCTTTGTAATACCTTGGTTATGGATAATAGGGGGAGTATTGCTTTGCTTTATAGTTAGCATTGTTTCGGGTTATATACCAGCAAATAAAGCTGCCAAACTCGATCCCATCGAGGCATTAAGATATGAGTAG
- a CDS encoding pyridoxal phosphate-dependent aminotransferase: MPSISEKGKMMPASPIRKLVPFAEQAKQRGIKVYHLNIGQPDIKTPEVALKAVKENNLQVIEYSHSAGNISYRKKLATYYHSVGIEISSDDIIITNGGSEAVLFAFMTCLNPGDEIIVPEPYYANYNGFAIQSGVVVKPIVSSIKNNFALPPIEEFEKIITPKTKGVVICNPNNPTGYLYSKEELEQLAILIKKYDLYLFADEVYREFCYDGMKHFSAMNLKGLEENVVLLDSVSKRYSMCGVRVGALISRNKKVMQTAMKFAQARLCPPTYGQIAAEAAIDTPKWYFDEVYQEYIERRNLMVNMLNQIPGVYCPMPKGAFYAVASFPIDDSDKFCEWLLTSFEYKKQTVMMAPASGFYSNPTLGKNECRLAYVLKKEDLQNAMEVLAEALKVYPGRTNV, encoded by the coding sequence ATGCCAAGTATTTCAGAAAAAGGTAAAATGATGCCTGCATCGCCTATACGGAAGTTAGTTCCTTTTGCAGAACAAGCAAAACAACGTGGAATTAAAGTTTACCATTTAAACATTGGGCAACCCGACATTAAAACACCTGAAGTAGCACTAAAAGCAGTAAAAGAAAACAACTTACAAGTAATAGAATATAGTCATTCGGCTGGCAATATATCGTATCGCAAAAAATTAGCTACTTATTATCATAGTGTAGGGATCGAAATAAGCAGCGATGATATTATCATTACCAACGGCGGCAGCGAAGCAGTATTGTTTGCTTTTATGACATGCCTAAATCCGGGCGACGAAATTATCGTACCCGAACCTTATTATGCCAATTACAATGGTTTTGCTATTCAATCGGGCGTTGTTGTTAAACCCATTGTTTCGTCTATTAAAAACAATTTTGCACTACCTCCAATAGAAGAGTTTGAAAAAATCATCACACCAAAAACTAAGGGCGTTGTAATATGCAATCCCAACAATCCTACCGGATATTTATATTCAAAAGAAGAATTAGAACAACTTGCCATTTTAATTAAAAAATACGATCTTTATTTATTTGCCGACGAAGTTTATAGAGAATTTTGCTACGATGGCATGAAACATTTTTCGGCCATGAATCTTAAAGGCTTAGAAGAAAATGTAGTATTGCTCGATAGTGTTTCTAAACGTTATAGCATGTGTGGAGTACGCGTTGGCGCACTTATTAGTCGCAACAAAAAAGTAATGCAAACGGCTATGAAATTTGCACAAGCTCGCCTTTGCCCTCCTACTTATGGACAAATTGCTGCCGAAGCGGCAATCGATACACCCAAATGGTATTTCGACGAAGTTTATCAAGAATATATCGAACGTCGCAATTTAATGGTTAATATGCTCAATCAAATACCGGGTGTATATTGCCCTATGCCCAAAGGTGCTTTTTATGCTGTGGCTTCTTTCCCCATTGACGATTCTGATAAATTTTGCGAATGGTTGCTTACCAGTTTCGAATATAAAAAGCAAACCGTTATGATGGCCCCTGCAAGTGGCTTTTACTCCAACCCCACATTAGGCAAAAACGAATGCCGATTAGCATACGTACTTAAAAAAGAAGATTTACAGAATGCAATGGAAGTATTAGCAGAAGCTTTAAAAGTTTACCCTGGAAGAACTAATGTATAA
- a CDS encoding DUF1573 domain-containing protein, with product MLFEKTIYDFGTLEYGSDATYYFEFKNAGKTPLIITHCEPSCGCTVADWPKEPIKKNEKGKIKVRYNTTLTGNFAKTITVISNAQNSPVILTIQGKVKKKE from the coding sequence TTGCTGTTCGAAAAAACAATTTACGATTTTGGCACTTTAGAATATGGAAGCGATGCCACCTATTATTTCGAATTTAAAAACGCTGGTAAAACTCCTTTAATAATTACACACTGCGAGCCATCGTGCGGTTGTACTGTGGCCGATTGGCCTAAAGAACCCATCAAAAAAAATGAAAAAGGAAAAATAAAAGTTCGTTACAACACTACACTCACTGGCAATTTTGCTAAAACTATTACAGTTATTTCAAATGCTCAAAATTCACCAGTTATTTTAACTATTCAAGGCAAGGTAAAAAAGAAAGAATAA
- a CDS encoding phosphoenolpyruvate synthase: MLNYHQIIESKKYTFIDTSFEKLMQKRIYKALLICNYYDAFMLEEDGRIDERLFNEYTQHSLRYPPLIIQAHTIEEAETILEEDTIDLIITMLNVGSVDAFKLAKLIKSKYPYKPIVILTPFSREVTLRLQKEDMSAIDYVFCWLGNADLLLAIIKLIEDKMNLKHDVEESGVQAILLVEDSIRYYSSYLPHIYKILFQQSKRSVLEGLNEHQRMMLMRGRPKIILATNYNEAEQLFLKYKENLIGVISDISFNKDGIKDSEAGIKLFNRVRAEDKHMPFLLQSSDVQYESVAQKLGIAFINKYSKTLSIELRNYIIRQLAFGDFVFRNPANGEEICRATDLKSLQEKVLKVPDQTIEYHVKQNHFSKWLNARALFPIARMLKYVSYEDFSSVDEVRTFLYDIIDTYRQYRGRGVIAKFDGKNIDEYLTFSRIGDGSLGGKARGLAFVDLLIKKYELFDKWPNVIISIPRTVVISSDVFDEFMETHDLYKIALRNDLTDEEILQAFVQARLPSNVLQDLYAFVSLVQGPIAVRSSSKLEDSHYQPFAGVYNTYMVPKIENDAKSTLRLLTEAIKSVYASVFFKASKAYMTATSNVIDEEKMSVILQEVVGKTYEGKYFYPTLSGVGRSINFYPIYPETSEDSIVTIAYGLGKYIVDGAQALRFCPKYPKKTLQLSTPELTLRDTQKYMYALDLNPQSFVPSTDDGINLAKLTVKEVEKHSAFKYAASTYDYQNNIVREGIHEGGKKLITFANILFYNTFPLAEIVQHLMQVSQKEMGNPVEIEFAVNLDVEKGEPARFYFLQVRPIVENKEIIHVDLDKIDKNDTLIVSQSALGNGLIDNLYDIVFVKPKSFNPAKNNDIARELEKINEQFIRENKNYILIGPGRWGSSDPWLGIPVKWAQISAARLIIESGLENYRIDPSQGTHFFQNLTSFRVGYFTINPYMNDGYYDVDFLMNSKAVFEDEYIKHVRFYNPCVVMIDGKSNHGVVFKPKEELTTNRAD, from the coding sequence ATGCTTAATTATCATCAAATTATTGAGTCGAAAAAGTACACATTTATCGATACTTCGTTTGAAAAACTAATGCAAAAGCGTATTTACAAGGCTTTGCTCATTTGCAACTATTACGATGCTTTTATGCTCGAGGAAGACGGACGCATTGACGAACGTTTATTTAACGAGTACACACAACACAGCTTGCGTTACCCTCCACTAATAATACAAGCTCATACCATTGAAGAAGCCGAAACCATACTCGAAGAAGATACCATAGATTTAATTATCACAATGTTGAATGTAGGCTCGGTAGATGCTTTTAAATTAGCAAAGTTGATAAAATCAAAATACCCTTATAAACCTATTGTTATTCTTACTCCTTTTTCTCGCGAAGTAACTCTTCGCCTGCAAAAAGAAGATATGAGCGCTATCGACTATGTTTTTTGTTGGTTAGGGAATGCCGATTTGTTATTGGCTATTATAAAGTTGATTGAAGATAAAATGAATTTAAAGCACGATGTCGAAGAATCGGGAGTACAAGCTATTTTATTAGTCGAAGACTCAATTCGTTATTATTCATCGTATTTGCCACATATCTATAAAATATTATTTCAGCAGTCGAAGCGTTCAGTATTAGAAGGTCTGAATGAGCACCAACGAATGATGCTTATGCGTGGCCGTCCCAAAATTATTTTAGCTACAAATTACAACGAAGCCGAACAGTTATTTTTAAAATATAAAGAAAACTTAATAGGCGTTATTAGCGATATTAGCTTTAATAAAGATGGAATTAAAGACTCCGAAGCCGGTATAAAGCTCTTTAATAGAGTACGCGCTGAAGATAAACATATGCCCTTCTTATTGCAATCGAGCGATGTACAATACGAATCGGTTGCTCAAAAACTTGGAATAGCTTTTATTAACAAGTATTCTAAAACGCTCTCCATTGAGTTAAGAAATTATATTATAAGGCAATTAGCTTTTGGCGATTTTGTTTTTCGTAATCCTGCCAATGGTGAAGAAATTTGCAGAGCTACCGATTTAAAATCGTTACAAGAAAAAGTGTTAAAGGTTCCCGACCAAACCATAGAATATCATGTAAAACAAAATCATTTTTCTAAATGGCTTAATGCAAGAGCGCTGTTCCCTATCGCACGTATGTTAAAATATGTGTCTTACGAAGACTTCTCTTCAGTGGATGAAGTGCGAACATTTTTGTATGATATCATTGATACATATAGGCAATATAGAGGGAGAGGTGTTATTGCTAAGTTCGATGGAAAAAATATTGATGAGTATCTCACTTTTAGTCGTATTGGTGATGGATCTTTAGGAGGCAAAGCAAGAGGCTTAGCTTTTGTCGATCTGCTTATAAAAAAGTACGAATTATTCGATAAATGGCCCAATGTAATTATTAGTATTCCCCGAACAGTTGTTATTAGTTCCGATGTGTTTGATGAATTTATGGAAACACATGATTTATATAAAATTGCCTTAAGAAATGACTTGACAGATGAAGAAATTTTGCAGGCGTTTGTACAAGCACGTTTACCAAGTAATGTATTGCAAGATCTTTATGCTTTTGTTTCTCTAGTACAAGGACCTATTGCAGTTCGATCTTCGAGTAAACTCGAAGATTCACATTATCAGCCTTTTGCAGGTGTTTATAATACCTATATGGTTCCTAAAATAGAAAACGATGCTAAATCTACTTTACGTTTGCTTACCGAAGCTATTAAAAGTGTTTATGCTTCGGTGTTTTTTAAAGCAAGTAAAGCCTATATGACTGCAACTTCTAATGTTATTGACGAGGAAAAAATGAGTGTAATTTTGCAAGAAGTAGTAGGAAAAACATACGAAGGAAAGTATTTTTATCCAACCCTATCGGGCGTAGGAAGATCTATAAATTTTTATCCTATATACCCCGAAACTTCAGAAGATTCTATTGTTACTATAGCTTATGGATTAGGTAAATACATTGTCGATGGAGCACAGGCTTTACGTTTTTGTCCTAAATACCCCAAAAAAACGTTGCAACTATCTACACCCGAACTTACTTTACGCGATACACAAAAATATATGTATGCGCTCGATTTAAATCCTCAAAGTTTTGTTCCTTCAACAGATGATGGCATTAATTTAGCAAAGCTTACTGTTAAAGAAGTTGAAAAACATAGTGCGTTTAAGTATGCGGCTTCTACTTACGATTATCAAAATAATATTGTAAGGGAAGGAATTCACGAAGGTGGAAAAAAACTAATAACTTTTGCCAACATTTTATTTTATAACACATTCCCACTAGCCGAAATAGTTCAACATTTAATGCAAGTTTCTCAAAAAGAAATGGGAAACCCTGTTGAAATAGAATTTGCTGTTAATTTAGATGTTGAGAAAGGAGAACCAGCTCGTTTTTATTTCTTACAGGTTCGCCCTATTGTAGAAAATAAAGAAATAATTCATGTCGATTTAGATAAGATTGATAAAAATGATACATTAATTGTTAGCCAATCGGCACTGGGTAATGGTTTGATAGATAATTTATACGATATTGTATTTGTTAAGCCTAAGTCGTTCAATCCGGCAAAAAATAATGACATTGCAAGAGAGTTAGAAAAGATAAACGAACAATTTATCCGCGAAAATAAAAATTATATTTTAATAGGTCCTGGTCGCTGGGGTTCGAGCGATCCTTGGTTAGGTATCCCAGTAAAATGGGCTCAAATTTCAGCAGCACGGTTGATTATAGAATCGGGTTTAGAAAATTACCGCATCGATCCAAGTCAGGGGACTCACTTTTTTCAAAACTTAACTTCATTTCGGGTTGGATATTTCACCATCAACCCGTATATGAATGATGGATATTACGATGTTGATTTTTTAATGAATAGTAAAGCGGTTTTTGAAGACGAATATATAAAACATGTACGTTTTTATAATCCTTGTGTTGTTATGATTGATGGAAAATCTAATCATGGAGTTGTTTTTAAACCCAAAGAAGAATTAACAACTAACCGTGCTGACTAA
- a CDS encoding Crp/Fnr family transcriptional regulator: MATDEISKNLIERQKELNCLYDVENLLKDFSLPVSEIMNKICSLVEKSMQHNDISRCQILINEDVYSYSTFNKTELKLFGKTIIDGTFVELDVYYIKPVKDERHPIFLPEEQNLVNNLVVKIASYINYRNLREKFEKNFNSKTIPLENEDSTTLINWLKQFSLESNEIDQILQKHIYFKKNETLCKQHTSANYLLLVAEGYVKLYLEHFIDHHFIFKIIKPFEIIGLSSIFDNSNYSFTATALTQAKVYLINKNLFKNLILHNNLFAQKVLFSYSENYTFILKRLNSIANKQALGKLADSLLYLSEKVFESTTIESIISRKDLAELSAISTENTVRLLSDLKNNQIIALNRNEIEIVNKTKLIKLSQHG, translated from the coding sequence ATGGCAACCGACGAAATTAGCAAAAATCTTATAGAACGACAAAAAGAATTGAACTGCTTATATGATGTAGAAAATCTTTTAAAGGATTTTTCTTTACCTGTTTCAGAAATAATGAATAAAATATGTTCATTAGTCGAAAAAAGCATGCAACACAACGATATTAGTCGTTGCCAAATACTTATTAACGAAGACGTTTATTCTTATTCTACATTTAACAAGACTGAATTAAAATTATTCGGCAAAACAATTATAGATGGTACTTTTGTTGAATTAGATGTATATTATATTAAACCTGTTAAAGACGAAAGACATCCCATTTTCTTACCCGAAGAACAAAATCTCGTAAATAATTTAGTTGTTAAAATTGCTTCATATATTAACTATAGAAATCTTAGAGAAAAGTTTGAAAAAAACTTTAATAGCAAAACCATTCCACTCGAAAACGAGGATTCAACAACTTTAATAAACTGGCTTAAACAATTTTCGTTAGAATCAAACGAAATCGATCAAATTTTACAAAAACATATCTACTTTAAAAAAAACGAAACACTATGTAAACAGCACACATCTGCAAATTATCTTTTGCTTGTAGCCGAAGGATATGTGAAATTATATTTAGAGCATTTTATCGATCATCATTTTATTTTTAAAATAATAAAACCATTTGAAATTATTGGTTTATCTTCCATTTTTGATAACTCTAATTATAGTTTTACTGCAACAGCCTTAACACAAGCAAAAGTTTATTTAATAAACAAAAACTTATTTAAAAATTTAATTTTACACAACAATCTTTTTGCACAAAAAGTGCTCTTTTCTTATTCGGAGAACTACACTTTTATTTTAAAACGACTCAACAGTATTGCTAATAAACAAGCACTTGGCAAGTTAGCCGACTCATTATTGTATCTTAGCGAAAAAGTATTCGAATCGACAACTATTGAAAGCATAATCTCTCGCAAAGATCTTGCTGAGCTATCGGCAATAAGTACCGAAAACACAGTAAGACTTTTAAGCGACTTAAAAAACAATCAGATTATTGCTCTTAATCGGAACGAAATAGAAATTGTTAATAAAACCAAATTAATAAAACTTAGTCAGCACGGTTAG
- the gdhA gene encoding NADP-specific glutamate dehydrogenase, which yields MNVEKIMSNLEKKHPGEVEYLQAVREVLESIEEVYNQNPQFEQAKIIERLVEPDRILTFKVPWTDDKGEVHVNLGYRVQFNNAIGPYKGGLRFHPSVNLSILKFLGFEQIFKNSLTTLPMGGAKGGSDFDPKGKSNAEVMRFCQSFMLELWKVIGPETDVPAGDIGVGGREIGYLYGMYRKLARENSGVLTGKGLNWGGSLIRPEATGYGVVYFCQEQLKTKGMDLKGKTVAISGFGNVAWGAALKATQLGAKVVTISGPDGYIYDKDGISGEKIDYMLELRASNNDVVKPYAFQFKGAEFHEGKRPWEVKCDIALPCATQNELNAEDANNLVKNGCICVTEGANMPCTPEAIEIFHKNKILFSPGKASNAGGVATSGLEMSQNSMKLSWGAEEVDRRLHDIMINIHNQCVKYGTESDGYVNYVKGANIAGFMKVAQAMLDQGLY from the coding sequence ATGAATGTAGAAAAAATAATGAGTAACCTCGAAAAGAAACATCCTGGAGAGGTTGAGTATTTACAAGCCGTTCGCGAAGTTTTGGAATCAATTGAAGAAGTTTACAACCAAAACCCGCAATTTGAACAAGCAAAAATTATTGAACGCTTAGTAGAACCCGACAGAATTTTAACTTTTAAAGTGCCCTGGACCGACGATAAAGGTGAAGTTCATGTTAACTTAGGTTATCGTGTTCAGTTTAATAATGCAATTGGTCCTTACAAAGGGGGTTTACGTTTCCACCCTTCTGTTAACCTTAGTATTTTAAAATTCTTAGGTTTTGAGCAAATTTTTAAAAACTCTTTAACTACCCTTCCTATGGGTGGTGCCAAAGGTGGTAGCGATTTTGACCCCAAAGGAAAATCAAATGCAGAAGTTATGCGTTTCTGCCAAAGCTTTATGCTCGAACTTTGGAAAGTGATCGGTCCCGAAACAGATGTTCCTGCCGGTGACATTGGTGTTGGTGGTCGCGAAATAGGTTACTTATATGGAATGTATCGTAAGTTAGCTCGCGAAAACTCAGGCGTATTAACAGGTAAAGGATTAAATTGGGGTGGTTCACTTATTCGTCCCGAAGCAACGGGTTATGGCGTTGTGTATTTCTGCCAAGAACAATTAAAAACTAAGGGAATGGATTTAAAAGGTAAAACGGTTGCTATTTCTGGTTTTGGTAATGTTGCTTGGGGTGCCGCTTTAAAAGCTACTCAATTAGGAGCTAAAGTTGTTACTATCTCTGGTCCCGATGGATACATCTACGACAAAGATGGTATAAGCGGCGAAAAAATTGATTATATGCTCGAACTTCGTGCTTCAAACAACGACGTTGTTAAACCTTATGCATTCCAATTTAAAGGTGCAGAATTCCACGAAGGAAAACGTCCATGGGAAGTTAAATGTGACATTGCATTACCATGTGCTACACAAAACGAATTGAATGCTGAAGATGCTAATAACTTAGTTAAAAATGGTTGCATCTGTGTTACCGAAGGAGCTAATATGCCTTGTACACCCGAAGCAATCGAAATTTTCCATAAAAATAAAATTTTATTCTCACCTGGTAAAGCTTCGAATGCTGGTGGCGTTGCAACTAGTGGATTAGAAATGAGTCAAAATTCGATGAAACTTAGTTGGGGAGCCGAAGAAGTTGATCGTCGTTTACACGATATTATGATCAATATTCACAATCAATGTGTAAAATACGGCACCGAAAGCGACGGGTATGTAAATTATGTTAAAGGCGCTAACATTGCAGGTTTTATGAAAGTTGCTCAAGCTATGTTAGATCAAGGGCTTTATTAA